Proteins from one bacterium genomic window:
- a CDS encoding DEAD/DEAH box helicase, which translates to MSIFELHEKVLSDYRDFVRSFFLVADDRARAFIDKSINDDAQLWPEFLLQVSPSYARAATIDELSQRGTIHSETARIFRTATGEPYNLYQHQVEGIERAFAGKSYVVTSGTGSGKSLTYFIPIVDSLLRQPNTGDRVAALVVYPMNALVNSQYQSLLTLKSLYESRHSRPFPVTFAKYTGDTTAEEREAMRNHPPQILLTNYVMAELLMVRPEDLRFLDRVGGGLRFLVFDELHTYRGRQGADVAMLIRRLTERSAAKDMICVGTSATMVADREATPVQRREAVATFASRVFGRVVAPDNVIEETLITFTEGGIPSVGELRSSLATPVPGTIAEFRRHPLARWAESEFGVEDESGGRLKRRRPQEMKGAAERLSAMTGVDHETCERRLRELLVRGGELEREDGGRAFAFKLHQFIGQGRALYATLESAETREFSLEGQIVGGQGKIFLPIRFCRHCGQEYYHVLIDDHMTRLLPHPLGVAPLDDDTRAGYLMLAPSPDDWTPDQIPDEWRDRKGRIKSTHKDRIPREVWVASDGTCHANAIEGAIKMWFQPAPFSLCQCCGEFYAARGTEFAKLASLSSEQRSSATTVLATALLRHSGAKGLPQDKLLTFTDNRQDASLQAGHFNDFVHMALLRCALHAALVEHRELGFDRVAREVVSHSGLTVRDIASNPDLDPSAPAAKDVWQAFTELTEYRLYEDLRRGWRVVQPNLENVGLLQIVYRGLDAVCADDDPWRFDATLLAMKPEERLVIVRTVLDHFRRKLAISCQCLHETNQQQIRKRAEQHLNEFWGLDESSPGMRTANCAVLWGQSNRDVKNAVSLGSQGKLGRYLAEQLKLKGAAYSATLDELLALLVGQGFLVRLPSVDDHQLFQLDAACLIWRHEDGAPPPPDPLYSKKASGKSYRTAAPPVNRFFQAFYSGDASVLAGMEAHEHTAQVVEPGERERRERRFRWEESDVNKVRDLGRRLPYLVCSPTMELGIDIADLDLVHLRNVPPTPANYAQRSGRAGRQGQPGLIVTYCGAINSHDQYFFNRREEMVAGSVRPPRLDVTNEALVRAHAHAVWLAQVRLPLGDSIERVIDTGVDDLPLNTHASAAIQLNEAGILEVCERLRAILQHDLDDLMAAGWYSQAWIEQTVRDAPRQFDRAFDRWRELFKTATKQLQEAQQDRFRARRPEDQERARRRESEAERQRNLLLQISTSREEGDFYPYRYLASEGFLPGYNFPALPVRAWVPRRRKGGEYISRPRFLALRELAPGNMLYHEGAKWQVDGFQSPPGGLEERRSQKRICSTCGAFNDTSCDLCLHCHIRFDGSNSQLVKLLEMPNVRCVRRESITCDEEERIRRGYDLSTAFQFAQGEGGALRIKEADVYCGSDAVLRLIYGPAATLLRINHGWRSASQPGFLVDYETGDVLTAGLPAASGPAQPRRIENTRLFVQGAQNLLLIRLVRPELRDPQIESTIQYAIQRGLETVFQLEEAEISGERIGAGEQRSILLYESGEGGAGVLQRLVSDSATMSRIAAKALSRCHYDAAGNDLRPECHAACYQCLMSYGNQHEALLLDRKRALAHLLDLAQSRTLSRIKGRDWYAHLEWLRSLTDSRSELERTFLKTLADGFHRLPDEAQKHIEEPNCIPDFFYEPNVCVFCDGTPHDEREQREKDRTTREALANRGFQVVVMRYDKDLIDQIMTHAAVFGARKVAEGAP; encoded by the coding sequence ATGAGTATCTTCGAACTGCATGAAAAGGTGCTTTCCGACTACCGCGACTTTGTGCGGTCGTTCTTCCTGGTGGCCGATGACCGGGCGCGCGCCTTCATCGACAAATCGATCAACGACGATGCCCAATTGTGGCCGGAGTTCCTACTCCAGGTCAGCCCCTCCTATGCCCGGGCGGCCACCATCGATGAATTGTCGCAGCGCGGGACGATTCATTCCGAGACGGCCCGCATCTTCCGCACTGCGACAGGTGAACCCTACAACCTCTACCAACATCAGGTGGAAGGTATCGAGCGGGCGTTCGCGGGCAAATCCTACGTCGTCACCAGCGGCACCGGCTCGGGCAAGAGTCTCACATACTTCATCCCGATTGTCGATTCGCTGCTACGTCAACCCAACACTGGCGACCGGGTGGCGGCGCTGGTGGTCTACCCGATGAATGCGCTGGTCAATTCACAGTACCAGTCACTTCTGACGCTCAAATCCTTGTACGAGTCCCGTCACAGTCGGCCGTTTCCGGTCACCTTCGCCAAGTACACGGGCGATACCACCGCCGAAGAGCGCGAGGCGATGCGCAATCATCCGCCACAGATTCTGCTGACCAATTACGTGATGGCGGAACTGCTCATGGTCCGTCCTGAGGATCTGCGCTTCCTCGACCGTGTCGGGGGCGGGCTGCGATTCCTTGTCTTTGATGAATTGCACACCTACCGCGGCCGGCAGGGAGCCGATGTCGCCATGCTGATCCGCCGGCTGACGGAGCGGTCCGCCGCCAAGGACATGATTTGCGTCGGGACCAGCGCCACCATGGTTGCGGATCGCGAAGCGACCCCCGTGCAGCGACGGGAGGCGGTTGCCACCTTCGCGTCGCGGGTCTTCGGACGGGTAGTCGCGCCGGACAATGTCATCGAAGAGACGCTGATCACATTCACCGAGGGAGGCATTCCCTCTGTCGGCGAGTTGCGCTCGTCGCTGGCGACCCCGGTTCCCGGGACGATTGCGGAGTTCCGGCGCCATCCACTGGCGCGTTGGGCGGAATCCGAGTTTGGCGTTGAAGACGAGTCGGGTGGACGACTCAAGCGGCGACGTCCGCAGGAGATGAAAGGGGCGGCTGAGCGTTTGTCGGCGATGACCGGTGTCGATCACGAGACCTGCGAACGGCGGTTGCGCGAACTGCTCGTCCGGGGCGGTGAACTTGAGCGCGAGGACGGCGGCCGTGCCTTTGCGTTCAAGCTCCATCAGTTCATCGGGCAGGGGCGGGCGTTGTACGCGACGCTTGAAAGCGCCGAGACTCGGGAATTCTCACTTGAAGGACAAATCGTTGGTGGCCAGGGGAAGATCTTCCTGCCGATCCGATTCTGCCGCCATTGCGGCCAGGAGTACTACCATGTCCTGATCGATGACCACATGACCCGACTCCTGCCGCATCCCTTGGGCGTGGCGCCGCTGGATGATGACACGCGTGCCGGCTATCTGATGCTGGCGCCGTCGCCGGATGATTGGACGCCGGACCAGATCCCGGACGAGTGGCGTGATCGCAAGGGGCGGATCAAATCGACCCACAAGGATCGAATCCCGCGCGAGGTCTGGGTCGCTTCTGACGGCACCTGCCACGCCAACGCCATTGAAGGCGCCATCAAGATGTGGTTCCAGCCGGCGCCATTCTCTCTCTGCCAGTGTTGTGGGGAGTTCTACGCGGCGCGCGGGACAGAATTCGCAAAACTGGCGTCGTTGTCCAGCGAACAGCGCAGCAGCGCCACCACCGTTCTGGCAACAGCGCTTCTGCGGCATTCCGGAGCCAAGGGTCTGCCGCAGGACAAACTGCTCACCTTTACGGACAACCGTCAGGATGCGTCGCTTCAGGCCGGGCACTTCAATGACTTTGTACACATGGCGCTGTTGCGATGTGCACTGCATGCCGCCTTGGTGGAGCATCGAGAGTTGGGATTTGATCGTGTGGCTCGGGAAGTGGTCAGCCACAGCGGTCTGACGGTCCGCGACATTGCCAGCAATCCGGACCTGGATCCGAGTGCCCCGGCCGCAAAAGACGTCTGGCAGGCGTTCACGGAGCTCACCGAATACCGGCTCTATGAGGATTTGCGACGGGGTTGGAGGGTTGTCCAACCCAACCTCGAAAACGTCGGGCTGTTGCAGATCGTCTACCGGGGGCTGGATGCGGTCTGTGCCGACGACGATCCATGGCGATTTGACGCCACACTGTTGGCCATGAAGCCGGAAGAGCGACTCGTCATAGTGCGGACAGTGCTCGATCACTTTCGCCGGAAGCTGGCCATTTCCTGCCAGTGCCTACACGAGACGAACCAGCAGCAGATCCGAAAGCGGGCCGAGCAGCATCTCAATGAATTCTGGGGCTTGGATGAATCATCACCCGGAATGCGGACGGCAAACTGTGCCGTCCTCTGGGGGCAATCGAATCGGGATGTGAAAAACGCCGTGAGTCTTGGCAGTCAGGGGAAACTCGGGAGATACCTGGCGGAGCAACTGAAGTTGAAGGGGGCTGCGTATTCGGCCACGCTTGATGAGTTGCTGGCGTTGCTGGTCGGCCAAGGCTTCCTGGTGCGTCTCCCGTCAGTGGATGATCATCAGCTGTTTCAACTGGATGCGGCGTGTCTGATCTGGCGTCACGAGGACGGCGCCCCGCCTCCGCCGGATCCCCTCTACTCCAAGAAAGCATCGGGTAAGTCGTACCGGACCGCTGCACCGCCGGTGAACCGCTTCTTTCAAGCGTTCTATTCCGGTGACGCGAGTGTCCTCGCCGGTATGGAGGCGCACGAACACACGGCGCAGGTGGTCGAACCGGGCGAACGGGAGCGACGGGAACGGAGATTCCGCTGGGAGGAATCGGACGTGAACAAGGTGCGCGATCTTGGCCGGCGGCTTCCGTACCTGGTCTGCTCCCCGACCATGGAGTTAGGGATCGACATCGCCGATCTCGATCTGGTGCATCTGCGAAATGTCCCGCCGACGCCGGCGAACTACGCCCAGCGCAGCGGCCGCGCAGGGCGGCAAGGTCAACCCGGGCTGATTGTCACCTACTGCGGCGCAATCAACAGTCATGACCAATACTTCTTCAACCGTCGTGAGGAGATGGTCGCCGGGAGCGTGCGTCCCCCGCGACTTGATGTCACGAATGAGGCACTCGTTCGGGCACATGCCCATGCTGTGTGGCTGGCTCAAGTGCGCCTGCCGTTGGGCGACTCCATCGAGCGCGTCATCGACACGGGTGTGGACGATCTGCCCCTCAACACCCATGCCTCAGCGGCGATCCAGTTGAACGAGGCCGGGATCCTTGAAGTCTGCGAGAGACTTCGCGCAATTCTGCAACATGATCTCGACGATCTGATGGCAGCGGGGTGGTATTCGCAAGCGTGGATCGAACAAACGGTCCGAGACGCGCCACGACAATTCGATCGGGCATTTGATCGTTGGCGGGAACTCTTCAAAACGGCGACGAAACAGTTGCAGGAGGCCCAGCAGGATAGATTCCGGGCACGCCGGCCAGAGGATCAGGAGCGGGCGAGACGTCGCGAGAGTGAAGCCGAACGGCAGAGGAATCTTTTATTGCAGATCAGCACGAGTAGAGAGGAAGGGGACTTCTATCCGTACCGTTACCTCGCCAGTGAGGGGTTCCTGCCGGGATACAACTTTCCAGCCTTACCGGTGAGGGCATGGGTTCCCCGCCGACGCAAGGGCGGGGAGTATATCTCCCGGCCCCGTTTCCTCGCCTTGCGTGAGTTAGCTCCCGGAAACATGCTCTATCACGAGGGGGCGAAGTGGCAGGTCGATGGATTTCAATCTCCACCCGGAGGATTGGAAGAGCGTCGGAGCCAGAAACGCATCTGCAGCACCTGCGGGGCATTTAATGACACATCTTGCGATCTGTGTCTGCATTGTCACATCCGCTTTGACGGCAGTAACAGCCAGTTGGTCAAATTGTTGGAGATGCCCAATGTGCGCTGCGTTCGTAGAGAGAGCATCACCTGCGATGAGGAAGAGAGGATACGTCGAGGGTATGACCTTTCGACCGCCTTCCAGTTCGCCCAAGGGGAAGGTGGCGCGCTTCGGATTAAAGAAGCCGATGTCTACTGTGGCAGTGATGCTGTGCTGAGATTGATTTACGGTCCCGCGGCAACTCTGCTGCGGATTAATCATGGATGGCGGTCAGCCAGCCAACCGGGATTCCTTGTCGATTACGAAACTGGAGACGTGCTGACTGCTGGCTTGCCGGCAGCTTCCGGACCGGCCCAGCCCCGCCGTATTGAAAACACCAGGCTATTTGTGCAGGGAGCTCAGAATCTATTGCTGATTCGCCTCGTACGGCCTGAACTTCGTGATCCGCAGATCGAGTCCACCATCCAATATGCCATTCAGCGCGGTCTTGAAACAGTCTTCCAACTCGAAGAGGCCGAGATCTCTGGCGAAAGAATCGGCGCCGGCGAGCAACGATCGATCCTGCTCTACGAAAGTGGCGAAGGTGGCGCCGGAGTGCTGCAGCGGCTGGTGTCGGATTCTGCTACCATGTCCAGAATTGCAGCGAAGGCGCTTTCACGTTGCCACTATGACGCCGCAGGCAATGATCTGCGTCCGGAGTGTCACGCGGCCTGCTACCAGTGTCTGATGAGCTATGGAAACCAGCATGAAGCGCTCCTGCTGGATCGTAAGCGTGCTTTGGCACACTTACTCGATTTGGCGCAGAGCAGGACGTTATCGCGGATCAAGGGCCGCGATTGGTATGCGCATCTCGAATGGCTCCGCTCACTGACAGACTCTCGGTCGGAACTTGAGCGCACGTTCTTGAAGACGCTCGCCGACGGTTTCCACCGGTTGCCCGATGAGGCTCAGAAGCACATCGAGGAGCCGAACTGCATTCCCGACTTCTTCTACGAGCCGAATGTCTGTGTGTTCTGTGACGGGACGCCTCACGACGAAAGGGAGCAGCGCGAGAAAGATCGAACAACTCGTGAAGCACTGGCGAACCGCGGATTTCAAGTGGTGGTGATGAGGTATGACAAGGATCTGATTGACCAGATAATGACTCATGCAGCCGTATTTGGCGCTCGCAAAGTTGCAGAGGGTGCCCCATAG
- a CDS encoding iron-sulfur cluster loop, which translates to MTTVDGHLLIRDRLVKRGRELFDAPKKPIDFTVVPEANALLNDIATYPHAFVLACVMDRQVKAERAWLIPYKISQKIGGFSMDRLRRLSESEIRKLMTKPEPLHRFVDKMPVLLHAAIKRIDQQYEGDASRIWHGRPSSSEAVYRFLEFDGVGPKIATMAVNILAREFKVPFSDYYSIDISADVHVRQVFARLGLTGSDPTVEHVIYKARALYPDFPGIMDLPCWEIGKNWCRPTRPACGECCMNTICPSAPKA; encoded by the coding sequence ATGACCACCGTTGATGGCCACTTGCTCATTCGCGATCGACTGGTGAAGCGTGGTCGCGAGTTGTTCGACGCTCCCAAGAAGCCGATCGATTTCACGGTCGTGCCGGAGGCAAACGCACTTCTCAATGACATTGCGACCTATCCTCATGCCTTTGTGCTGGCCTGCGTGATGGATCGGCAGGTGAAGGCGGAGCGGGCGTGGCTCATCCCGTACAAGATCAGTCAGAAGATAGGCGGGTTCTCGATGGATCGGCTCCGGCGGCTATCGGAATCCGAGATAAGAAAGCTGATGACGAAGCCAGAACCGCTCCACCGATTCGTAGACAAGATGCCCGTTCTACTTCACGCCGCGATTAAGCGAATTGACCAGCAGTACGAGGGCGATGCATCCAGGATCTGGCACGGCAGGCCCTCAAGCTCGGAAGCCGTGTATCGGTTCCTTGAATTCGACGGGGTCGGGCCGAAGATCGCGACAATGGCAGTCAACATTTTGGCGAGAGAGTTCAAAGTACCCTTTAGCGACTACTACTCGATTGACATCTCCGCAGACGTGCACGTCCGTCAAGTATTCGCTCGGCTGGGGCTGACCGGATCCGATCCGACCGTGGAGCACGTGATCTACAAGGCAAGAGCACTCTACCCCGACTTTCCGGGGATTATGGATCTCCCTTGCTGGGAAATTGGCAAGAACTGGTGCAGACCGACGAGGCCGGCGTGCGGGGAGTGTTGCATGAACACGATCTGCCCAAGTGCGCCGAAAGCTTGA
- a CDS encoding endonuclease/exonuclease/phosphatase family protein, with protein sequence MERHHLFNPNHKYLLPVVVSGSLNFSLLAIWAFGCRAPGSAKRLGIPTAVLLEDYEQLMSQGHVVVAGDFNNSVCWDKPGRQGNFSNIASRLEGHGFTSAYHSFVGSPYGAEPHPTLFWLTGKGVYHIDYCFLPQSWSLTSVVVGNGKEWTPVSDHAPLIVDCVPT encoded by the coding sequence TTGGAACGTCACCATCTATTCAACCCGAATCACAAGTATCTTCTCCCAGTCGTGGTATCGGGATCCCTCAACTTCTCGTTGCTTGCCATATGGGCCTTCGGATGCCGCGCCCCGGGCTCGGCGAAGCGATTGGGGATACCGACGGCTGTGCTGCTTGAGGATTACGAGCAATTGATGTCGCAGGGCCACGTGGTTGTCGCTGGCGATTTCAACAACTCGGTTTGTTGGGACAAACCAGGAAGACAGGGTAACTTCTCCAACATCGCATCGCGTTTGGAGGGACATGGCTTCACGAGCGCATACCACTCATTCGTCGGCTCGCCGTATGGAGCGGAGCCTCACCCGACCTTGTTCTGGCTGACGGGGAAGGGCGTGTACCATATAGACTACTGCTTCCTGCCGCAGTCATGGTCACTGACGTCAGTCGTGGTTGGGAACGGCAAGGAATGGACGCCAGTCAGCGATCATGCGCCGTTGATTGTGGATTGTGTGCCGACGTAG